Within Nitrososphaera sp., the genomic segment GAGTCACGGTAATAGAGCGCGAGGTGGAGCCGTCCTGCCAGTGTGAGAATTTGTACTGGCCATAGTCGGCAACCTGCACCTGGTAGCTCTGCCCGGTGTTTACAGTAAACGCTGCAGGGGAGAACTGGGTCTGCAAGACGTTGCCGCTTGAGTCGGAAAGGGTTGTGTAGTAGCCGGTAAGCGCGTGGCCCGAGGAATCCGCAGTAGTCACGCTGATTGTGGTTGTGGTCGGCTGTGGTGCCTGGCCGTTATTGTAGTAGGCTGTAATTGAAGCGTCGCTGTTCAGGTTCACTGTGCGAGTGCTTGAAGTCGAGCCGTCCTGCCAATGGCTGAAGGTCAGCTGTCCATAGTTTGCGACTGTCACGCTGTAAGAACCAGAGGCAAGTGAGAAGGTCAGCGGTGTAAAGCCAGTGCTTACCACCGCGCCGTTCTGGCTCACCGTGGTCCACATTCCATTGACCGCGTTGCCATTCTGGTCAAGCGAGTTTACAGTCAGCTTTGGGTCTGAACCGGAGCTTCCGCCCCCTCCTGTTCCCCCGCTGCCTACCGAACCGGTGTCAAATATGGTGGCGAGCTGGTCAAGGTAGGGGGTGACTGTGTCCCATGGATTTGGCAGTACATCGTTTGTGACGTAGAGCCATCCCACGGTGGACTCGGCACTGGTCACCCAGGAGCTGGAGAATGGGCTGACGCCAAATGGAATCATTCCGAGCTGCGACTTGTCGTAGCCGGACCAGCTGCTGTAGCCGCTGAGGTCTGGCAATCCGGGGCTTTCGTAAATCAGCACGAGGTTTACCGTGCCAAGATACGAGGGGATCGTGTTTGCTCCGGGGTTTCCAACTGTAAAGGACAGGCCCAGCGAATGCGCGTATGACGAGGCGGTCGAGTAGAATGACTCCCCGCCCGCGGTATTTGACATCTCGTCAAAAAAGATTCCGCTGATGCCCGGATACCAGCTGGCCCAGGTGCTTACATCGTTCTCAACCGCTGACAGGCCGCGGCCCGTGTACGACGTTGAGACGTAGCCTATTACCTGGACTCCGGCGGAACTAAGCTGTGCGATGCCGGAAGCGTAGTTTGAGTCCTTTGAAGATCCCGGTCCGTTTGACGGATTGACTATGGCAACAATGGGAACGTTTGGGTGTGCCTTCTTTTCAGCAGTTACCGTGTCCCACGTGCTACCAGGGTATGTATACAAGGGGATGATGATCCCTTCGGGTGTCGCGGCATGCGCTGGCGCGATGTTTGCAAACGCCATTGGTACGACCAACAGCAGCATGGCCAGACCGGCGACAAATGTTCTGGTACTTTGTTCCTTCATTTC encodes:
- a CDS encoding spherulation-specific family 4 protein, translated to MKEQSTRTFVAGLAMLLLVVPMAFANIAPAHAATPEGIIIPLYTYPGSTWDTVTAEKKAHPNVPIVAIVNPSNGPGSSKDSNYASGIAQLSSAGVQVIGYVSTSYTGRGLSAVENDVSTWASWYPGISGIFFDEMSNTAGGESFYSTASSYAHSLGLSFTVGNPGANTIPSYLGTVNLVLIYESPGLPDLSGYSSWSGYDKSQLGMIPFGVSPFSSSWVTSAESTVGWLYVTNDVLPNPWDTVTPYLDQLATIFDTGSVGSGGTGGGGSSGSDPKLTVNSLDQNGNAVNGMWTTVSQNGAVVSTGFTPLTFSLASGSYSVTVANYGQLTFSHWQDGSTSSTRTVNLNSDASITAYYNNGQAPQPTTTTISVTTADSSGHALTGYYTTLSDSSGNVLQTQFSPAAFTVNTGQSYQVQVADYGQYKFSHWQDGSTSRSITVTPSSPVNLQATYSSASAPPPAPVHAKLSIRSVDSSGNAVNGLYATITNSANQAKSGFTPASFSLLTGQSYTVSVGDYGIYKFSHWDNGSTSRTRTVSITDNTSIMAYYSTS